Part of the Pseudodesulfovibrio hydrargyri genome is shown below.
CGAGCTGATCGCCCAGGGAGACCTGGAAATCGTTGGTCTCCATGCCCGCGCCGTCGGGCGTGTTCCCCACGCGCGGAGCGAAGTTGAAGACGATGGTTACGTCCTCGCCCGCCCGGGTGGCTATGGCCTGGGACAGGGTGTCCTCGGAACCGGCCCGGGCGTCGAGCTCCATGAGCCGCTCACCCTCTTGCGGGTTCTGGTCCGTGCCCCAGGTCTTCATGGAGCCGCTCCCGTCCGGGCTTGCGACCATGAGAGAACGGAACGCCAGGCCGCGTGACGGGGGAGAATCCGGCTCGCCGGACCCGCCTGTATTCTGCCAGTGGTTCACGTCGTCGAGGTAGGACCAGCGGTCGCCGTCGTAGCCCGAGGCCTCGAAGCCCGGGTTGAGCACGATCTGCACGGGGGTGGTCTCGGGGTAGATGGTCACGCCGTCCTGGGCCGGAAGGGCTTCGCTTTCCACGGGCGCGGAGGACAGGGTTTCGGCCTGGGGCGTGGCCGTGGCCGCGAACAGGGAGCTTTGGCCGTCCAGGGCGTCCAGGCCGTCGCCCAACAGCCCGGGGTCGTCGGCGTAGGTTCCGGCCCCGGACCCGCCGGGCGCGTCGTCGGCCGCGGTCTCGAATTCCCGGTCAAAGGCGAACAGATAGACGCCGCCCGGCACCAGCTGGCCGTCGAGCATCTCGAAGACCGGCAGGGCGTCCTCCCCGGCCAGGGTCAGGTATCCGGCAAGGATCACGGTCCCGCCGCCGTTCGGGGTGATGACCAGATCATCCCCCGAGGCCGCGAAATCCGCTTGGGACAGGTCGAAAGCGAACCGCACCGGAACACCCGCCGCCAGTCGATACGTTGCCGTTTCGCCGGGTTCGGGAAGTTCCACTTTGATCTGTTCGACCATGACCGTGCTCCTCGGAATTGACTCCACTCGATGCCGCCGCAAGTATTCCCTACCATGAGTAGAATGGGCACTGTTTTTTGTCAACGTACGTATTGTGCATAATTCCTAATGGTTAGTTTGTGCAAAAACCCAGGGTCAGTTTTGTGTCCTGGGTTAGAGCCGGACATGCCTATCCGAGCGGGCACCCGGTCGGGGAGAATCGGTTGGTCGCGTGGTGAAGATTCGGCCGCATGTGTTTCGCGCATCCGGCCAAGCTCGCGGCAGGGCTTTACAGGCCCGGATCGGTCCCGTAGACCGGAAAGCATGAAGACACTCGACCTGCACGACTGGCCCCGAAAGAGCCTGTACGACTATTTCCGGACCCTGCCCTCGCCCCATTTCTCCCTGACCGCCGACGTGGACGTGACCGCGCTCATCACCAAGGCCAAGCCGCGCGGCATCGCCCCGTTCAGCGCCGTGCTCTACGCGGTCATGCGCGCCGCCAACCGCATCCCCGAGTTCCGCCAGCGGCTCGACGGCCCGGACGTGGTCGAGTTCGACACCGTCCACCCCGCGCCCACCGTGCCCATCGACGGTGACCGCTTCGCCTTCTGCTATTTCGACTACGCCGACCGCTGGCCCGACTTCGACCACGCCTGCGCCCGGGCCATCGAAACGGGCAAGCAACAGACCGAACTCAAGGACGATGCCGCCCACCGCCTGGACCTCGTCTTCACCACCTGCCTGCCCTGGCTGCACTTCACCTCCATGCACCACCCGGTCCAGGGACCCGACGACTCCTTCCCCCGCGTCGCCTGGGGTAAATTCACCGAACAGAACGGCCGCTGGACCATGCCCGTCAACCTCCAGGTCCACCACGCCCTGGCCGACGGCCTGCACGCCGGACGGTTCTACCAGTACATGCAGGAGACCCTGGACGGGTTCGAGTAGGCGCGGCGGTGGCAGGCCTCCGGCGGGCCCTCGCCGGGCGGGCGTCTCCGACGGCCAAAAAACCTTTTGAAAAAGGTTCTTTGGAACCTCCCAAACTTTTTGTGTGCCTTCGGCAGGGGCGTGTGGGCAGCGCCCTGGTCTCTCCGAAGGAGCCGCCGAAGGCCTCCCCTAATCCAATGAAATGACCTCCCCGCTCTCAAGCGGCTCGATGCCCAGGTGCGCGGCCACGGTCTGGCCGACGTCGGCGAAGGTGTCGCGCAGGCCTGCGGAGCCGGGCAGGACCGGGGGGCCGAAGAGGAGCACGGGCACGCATTCGCGGGTGTGGTCCGTGCCTTTCCAGGTGGGATCGCAGCCGTGGTCGGCGGTGATCACGGCCAGGTCGCCGGGCTTGAGCTTGGGGATGAAGGCGGCGATGCGGGCGTCGATGTATTCCAGGGCGGCGGCGTATCCGGCCACATCGCGGCGGTGTCCCCATTCGGAATCGAACTCCACGAAATTGGCGAAGATCAGGGATCCGTTCGGGGCGTGGGCGGCTTCGGTCTCGACGAGGTCGAAGAGGGTGGCCGAGTCCGGCCCCTTGACCGCCTTGGTGATGCCGCGATGGGCGAAGATGTCGCTGATCTTGCCGACCGAGACGACCTCGCGCCTGGCGTCCTTGAGCTTGTCCAGGAGGGTGGGCGCGGGCGGTTCCAGGGCGTAGTCGCGGCGGTTGGCGGTGCGGGTGAAGTTGCCCGGCTCGCCGACGAACGGGCGGGCGATGACCCGGCCGATGTTGTAGCCGCTCAGCAGTTCGCGTACGAGTTCGCAGAGCCGCAGCAGCCGGTCCAGGCCGAAGGTTCGTTCGTGGGCCGCGATTTGGAAGACCGAATCGGCCGAGGTGTAGCAGATGGGCTTGTGGGAGCGCATGTGTTCCTCGCCCAGCTCCTTGAGGATTTCGGTGCCCGAGGCGGCGCGGTTGCCGAGGATACCGGGCAGATCGCCCTGTCCGATGATGGCCTCGGTCAACTCCCTGGGAAAGCTCGGGTAGTCGGGCGGGAACAGGCCCCAGTCGAAGGAGACGGGCACTCCGGCCAGTTCCCAGTGGCCGCTGGGCGTGTCCTTGCCCCGGCTGACCTCGCGGGCCGCCGCGAACCGGCCGCGCAGGACCGGCGACTTGAGGTTCGGCGGCACGGTTCCGGTGGCCAGCTGGGCGGCCAGCCCCAGGCCGAGGGAGGCCATGCAGGGCAGGGCGAGAGGGCCTGTGCGCAACCCGTCGCGATCCGCTTCGCCACGCGCGCAGGCTTCGGCGATGTGGCCCAGGGTGTCGGCCCCGGCGTCGCCGTATTGGTCGGCGTCCGGGGCCCAGCCGATGCCGAGCGAGTCGAGGACCAGGATGAAGGCGCGCGGCATCAGACGTTCTCCTCGGCGTTCCGGACGGTGATTCGTTCGCGGACCACCGGGCGGGGTACCGGAGGGGCGTCGCCGATGGTCACGGCCGCGCGGATGCGTTCGGCGGCCATGTCGGCCTGGACCTCGTCGCGGGCGCGGACCGTGCACAGGGGGTTGTTGGGGCCGACCGCGTCGCCGATGCGGGCGAATCCGGTCATGCCAACACCGTGGTCGATGGCCTGGTCCGCGCGGGTGCGCCCGCCGCCCATGGCCACCAGGGCCATGCCCACTCCCCGGCTGTCCATGGCCGTGATGAAGCCCGGCCTGTCCGGATGCACGGGCCGCTTCACGGGCGCGATGTCGAGGTATTCGCCCGACCGTTCCAGAAAATCCGTAGGCCCGCCCAGCCCGGCGACCATGCGTTCGAACCGTTCGGCCGCCGCGCCGCTGGCCAGGGCCGTCTCCATTTTGCGCGAGGCGTCGGCCATGTCTTCGGCCACGCCCGCCAACATCAGCAGTTCGCCGGTGCAGGCCAGGGTGACCTCGGCCAATCTCGGCTCGCGGCTTACGCCGGTCAGGAAACGCACGGCCTCGCAGACCTCCACCGCGTTGCCCACGGTGTCGCCCAGGACCTCGTTCATGTCCGTGAGCAGGGCCGTGGTCGGCACGCCCGCTCCCGTGGCCACGGTCACGATGGACTCGGCCAACGCCCGCGCGTCATCGAAATCCTCCATGAACGCGCCGCTGCCGAATTTCACGTCCATGATCAGCCCCTGCAATCCGGCGGCCAGCTTCTTGGACAGGATCGAGGCCGTGATCAGGTCCAGGGACTCCACCGTGGCGGTCACGTCGCGCACCGCGTACAGCCGCCGGTCGGCCGGGGCCAGGTCCGCCGTCTGCCCGATGATGGCGCAGCCCGCTTCCCGGACCACTTTGGCGAAGGTCTCCAGATCCGGCGCGGTGTCATACCCCGGAATGGCGTCGAATTTGTCCAGCGTGCCGCCCGTGTGCCCCAGGCCGCGCCCGGAGATCATCGGCACGAACGCTCCGCACGCAGCCGCCAGGGGTCCCAGGATCAGGCTGACCTTGTCGCCCACGCCGCCGGTCGAGTGTTTGTCCGCCACGCCGCGCGCAATGCCAAGCGAAGGCCAGTCCAGCACCCTCCCCGAGTCGCGCATGGCCTCGGTCAGCCGGATGCGCTCGGCCAGGGTCATGCCCCGGAAAAAGACGGCCATGGCGAACGCCGCCACCTGGCCCTCGCTCGCCGAGCCGTCCGTGACGCCCCGGACCATGGCCCGGATGTCGGACTCGGACAATTCCAGCCCGTCCCGCTTCCTGCGAATGATCTCCTGCGGTATGAACGTCATGTGTGGTGCCTCCGGCGGCCGGGGGAAGGGGAGGAAAAACCCTTTGGAAAGGGTTCTTTCCTCCCCTTCCCCCGGACCCCCATCCCCTCCTTTTCCCAAACTTTTTGGTGCCGCTTCGCGGGGTGGGAACTCGGTGGGGTTGTCGTTTGCTCGGTTAGAGGCCGAGGTGGTTTTTTACGTCGTTGAGCAGGCCGGACGCGCCGAAGCGCAGGGTCTGCGGGGTGGCCCAGCCCTGGCCCATGATCTGGTCCGCGAGATAGAGGTAGCCCGCCGCGTCGGCCACGCTCCTGAGGCCGCCGGACGGCTTGAAGCCGAGGGGGCGCTTGACCTTGGGGGTCATCTCGCGGATCGCCTCGAGCATGACCGCCGCCGCGTCCAGGGTGGCCCCGCCCGGCACCTTGCCCGTGGACGTCTTGATGAAGTCCGCGCCCGCTTCGATGGCGTCCCGGCTGGCCTCGCCGATGATCTTGAGCGACTGCAACTGGCTCGTTTCCAGGATGACCTTGAGCAGGACCGTTTCGCCGCAGACCTCCCGCACCTGTTGCAGCAGGGTGATGGCCTGGTCGCGGTGCCCCGCCTTGTACCGCTTGTAGGGCAGGACCACGTCCACCTCCTGGGCCCCGACCGCCACCTGCGCCTTGGCCTCGGCCACGGCCTTGGCCGCGTCGGGCAACCCGTGCGGGAAGTTGCAGACCGTGGCCACGCGCACCCCGGTTCCCCGGAGTTCGTTCAGGGCCAGGGGCACGAATTTGTCGTATACGCAGACCGCCGCCACATGTCCCTTGGGTGTGACCGCGCGCGAGCACAGGTCGCGGATCGTCTCGTCGGTGTCGTTCTCGCCCAGCGAGGTCAGGTCCATGGAGGTCAGGGCGCGCAGGGCGTACGCCTCGTCGGCTCGGACCTGTGCGGCCTCTTCCGTCAATGTCTTCAAATCTTTCATAATCACCGTTGGTTAAGGTTTTTCGGCCCGAAGGACTCGGGCAGCAGTTCGTCCAGGGTCATGGTCAGCAGGACCCCGCGTTCGTTGCAGATATGAACCTTGGTGCCCGGTCCGGCGAATTCGCGGATGCGCTGGCGGCAGCCGCCGCACGGGGTGCATGGCGTGTCGCCGGGGCCGACCACCACCAGTTCGCGGATGGTTCCGCCTCCGCCCAGGACCATGGCGGAGATGGCCGACTGCTCGGCGCAACTGCCCAGCGGATAGGCCGCGTTCTCCACGTTGCAGCCGGTGTACACCCCGCCCGCGTCCGTGACCAGGGCCGCGCCCACAGGGTGGTTGGAGTACGGGGCGTAGGCCCGGTCGCGGGCCGCGACGGCCAAACGGATGAGTTCAGGAATGTCGGGCATCTATCGCTCCTTGACGTAGGGTATGCCGTCCGCCTTGGGGGCCGTCACCTTGCCCACGAACCCGGCCAGCAGGATCACGGTCATGACGTAGGGCAGCATGATGATGAACTGGACGGGTATCTCGCCCACCAGGGGCAGGGACACACCCTGCAGCCGGGCCTGGAGCGCGTCGGTGAAGGCGAAGAGCAGGCAGGCGGTCACGGTCGGGCCGGGCCGCCACTTGCCGAAGATCATGGCCGCCAGGGCCAGGTACCCCTTGCCCGCGGTCATGTCGCGGATGAAGCTCGCGCCCAGCGCGGTGGACAGGGAAGCCCCGGCCACGCCGCACAGCGCGCCCGCGATGAGCACCGCCCGGTAGCGCAGCCAGGCCACCGAGATGCCCGCCGTGTCCACGGCCTCCGGGTTCTCGCCCACGGCCCGCAGCCGTAGCCCGAACCGGGTCTTGTAAAGCATGAAGGAGACGCAGGGAATCAGGGCGAAGGTCGCGTAGGTCAGCAGGGTGTGGCCGCTGACCAACTCGGCGTAGATCGGGCCCAGCACCGGCACCCCGCGCAACGCCTCGGCGCCGGGCAGGGTCAGGGCCATGAATCGCGCCCCTTGCGGCAGGGGCGGGGTGTCTCCGTTGATGTGGAAGATGGCGTGCCCCAGCGTCGGGGCCAGCCCGGCGACCACTATGTTGATGGCCATGCCCGAGACCACTTGGTTGCCCCGGTGGGTGATACAGGCGAACCCGTGCAGCAGGGCGAGCAGAAGGCAGGCGAGGATGGCGCAGACGAGCCCGAGCCAGGCCGAGCCGGTCAGATAGCTGACAGTGGCCGCCGTGAACGCCCCGCCGAGCATCTTGCCCTCCAGGCCGATGTCGATGACCGCCGCCCGTTCCGAACACAATCCGGCCAGGGCGGCCAGGATCAGCGGCGTGCTGATGCGCAGGGTGGCGTCGGCCGTGAGCAGCAGCTGCATCCACAGGTCGGTCATGCCGGGGCCTCCTTGCGCGGGAAGATGCGCTCCAGCCGGTGCCGGTACAGATGTTCCAGGGCGCCGGTGAACAGGATGACCAGCCCCTGGATGGTCCAGATCATGTCCCGGGTGATGGCCGGCATCTCGAAGGCCAGCTCGGCCCCGCCCTGAAACAGCGCGCCCATGAGCAGGGAGGCGAGCACGATGCCCGCCGGGTGGTTGCGGCCCATGAGCGCTATGGCGATGCCCACGAACCCGCATCCGTTGGTGAAGTTGATGACCACCCGGTGCTGTTCGCCCATGAGCTCGTTCACGCCCATGAGCCCGGCCAGCGCCCCGGACAGGAGCATGGAGACCATGATCGCCCTGGCCGGGGAGATGCCGCTGTACACGGCCGCATCCGGGTTGCGGCCCACGGCCCGGATCTCGTAGCCCCAGCGGGTGTGCCAGATGAACAGCCAGACGCCCACGCAGCAGAGCAGGGCGATGACCAGGGCCAGGTTGGCGGGCGAATGGGCCATCTCGATGCCGAGCGATCCGGCCAGCTCGTGCAGCTTGGGCATCCACGCGGACTCCGGGAAGGGCGATGTCTCGGGCAGCTGGGAGCCGGGCCGCTTGAGCCAGTTCACCAGCAGGAAGGTCATGACCGACGAGCCGATGAAGTTGAACATGATCGTGGTGATGACGATGTGCGAGCCGCGTTTGGCCTGGAGGTAGGCCGGAATGGCCGCCCAGGCCGCGCCGAACAGGGCCCCGCCGAGCACGGTCAGGGGCAGGACGGCCCAGAACGGCAGGTCGCCCAGGTACAGGCAGACCAACCCGATGCCCAGGCCGCCGAGGTATGCCTGGCCCTCGCCGCCGATGTTGAACAGGTAGCAGTGGAAGGCCACGGCCACGGCCAGGCCGGTGAAGATGAAATTGGTGGCGTAGTACAGGGTGTAGCCGATGGCCTCGCCGTAGCCGAAGGCCCCGTAGACCAGGTGGCCGAACGCCTTGACCGGGTCCTGGCCCATGGCCAGGATGACCAGGCCCGAGACCAGGAAGGCGGTCAGCAGGTTCAGCGCCGGGATCAGCCCCGCATTGACCCAGCCGGGGAGCTTGGACTGCGCCATCTACGCCGCCTCCCCACTGTCCGGCGTCCCGGCGCAGCCCGCCATGAGCAGGCCCAGGGCGCATTCGTTTGCGCCTTTCGCGGCCATCTCGCCCACGATGCGCCCGTCGAACATGACCACGATGCGGTCGGCCAGCGACAATATCTCATCCAGCTCCACCGAGACCAGGAGCACGCCCTTGCCCCGGTCGCGCAACTCGATGAGGCGGTTGTGGATGAACTCGATGGCCCCGATGTCCACCCCGCGAGTGGGCTGGCCCACCAGCAACAGGTCCGGGTCGCGTTCCATCTCCCGGGCCAGGACGAGCTTCTGCTGGTTGCCCCCGGAAAAGCCCGTGGCCGGGAGGTCCGGGTTGGACGGGCGCACGTCGAACCGGTCCATGTACTCGCGGCACAGGTCGCGGACCTTGGCCTGGTCCATGAGTATCCTGCCGTTCACGTCGCGTCCGCTGTGGTAGCCGAGGATCATGTTCTCGGCCGCGGTGAAATCCATGATCATGGCCGTGCGGTGGCGGTCTTCGGCCACATGCCCCACGCCCAGCCGGTGCATGCCCTGCGGATCGGTGCGTTTTCCCTGCCCGGCGATGACCTCGCCCTTGAACCGGATGGTCCCGGAGGACGGCGCGGCCACCCCGGCCAGGACCTCCAGCAGCGCGGACTGGCCGTTGCCCGAGACCCCGGCCACGCCGAGGATTTCGCCCCGCCTGAGGGTCAGGGAGACGTCCTTGAGCCGGTGCACGCCCGCCGCGTTGCGGTAATTGACCTTGTCCAGTTCCAGGAGGGGGGCGCCGGGCGTGGCCTCGGTCTTGTCCACCCGGAGCAGGACCTTGCGGCCGACCATGAGCTCGGCCAGCTCCTCCTTGCTCGTCTCCGAGGTCCTGCGGTGGGCGACCATGGCTCCGCGCCGCATGATGGACACGGTGTCGGTGGCGGCCATGATCTCGCGCAGCTTGTGGGTGATCAGGATGACCGTGCGCCCCTGGCCGCGCAGGGTGTCGAGCATGGCGAACAGGCGGCTCGCCTCCTGGGGCGTGAGCACGCCCGTGGGCTCGTCCAGGATCAGGATTTCGGCCCCGCGATACAGGGCCTTGAGAATCTCCACGCGCTGTTGCAGCCCCACAGGCAGGTCGCCGACCACCGCGTCCGGGTCCACCTCCAGGCCGTACTCACGGCCGAGCCGCTCAAGTTCCCGCCGGGCGTGGCGCAGGGAGGTTTTTATCAGTCCGCCTTCCTCGGCCCCGAGGATGACGTTTTCGAGCACCGTGAACGGTTCCACCAGCATGAAGTGCTGATGAACCATGCCGATGCCCTGGCCGATGGCCTGGGCCGGGCTGGTGATCCTCACGTCCCGGCCGTTGATGCGGATGCGTCCGCTGTCCGCCTGGTAAAAGCCGTAGAGCATGCCCATGAGCGTGGACTTGCCCGCCCCGTTCTCGCCCACGATGCCGTGGATGGTGCCCTTGGCCACGGCCATGGACACGTCCCGGTTGGCCCGTACCGGCCCGAAGGACTTGTTCAGCTCGAGGAGTTCGACCGCCGGGGGGGCCGCATGGTCGGGAGAGGAGCCCATGCTACTGGTCCATTATCTCGAAATAGTTGGTCACTTTGATCCGGCCCGCGATGATATCCGCCTTGGCCCGATCCACGCGCGCCCGCATCTCGGGGGTGATCAGGGACTCGTTGTATTGATCGAGCGAGTAGTCCACCCCGCCCTCGGCCAGCCCGAGCAGGCGGGTACCCGGCTTCCAGGTGCCGTTCCCGGCGTCGCGCAGGGCCTCGAACACGGCCAGGTCCACGCGCTTGACCATGGAGGTCAGCACGCTGCCGGGATGCATGTAGTTCTGGTTCGCGTCCGTGCCGATGGAGAACCTGTGCAGGTCGGCGGCCGCCTGGAGCACACCCAGACCGGAGCTGCCCGCCGCCTGGTAGATCACGTCCGCGCCCCGGTCGAACTGGGAGCGGGCCAGCTCGCCCGCCTTGATCGGGTCGCCCCAGGCCGCCGGGGTGTTCCCGGTCATGTTCTCGAAAATTCGGATGTCCTTGTTCACGTATTGCGCGCCCTCCTTATAGCCCAGGGCGAACTTGCGGATCAGCGGGATGTCCATGCCGCCCACGAATCCGATCTTGCCGGTCTTGGTCTTCATGGCCGCGATCATGCCCACCAGAAACGACCCCTCGTGCTCCCTGAAGACCACGGACTGCACGTTGGGTTGGTCCACGGCCATGTCCACGATGACGAACCGGGTGTCCGGGAAGCGCGGGGCGATCTGCTCCAGGACCGAGGCGTAGGAGAAGCCGACCACGATGATCGGGTCATACCCGCGCGCCGCGAAGCGCTGCATGGCCTGGGCGTACTGGGACTCGTTGGTCGGCGTGAACTCCTGGTACGAGAGGCCGGATTCCTTCTTGAATCGTTCCGCGCCTCTGAAGGCGGCCTCGTTGAACGACCTGTCGGACTTGCCCACCTGGTCATAGAGCAGGGCGGGCTTGAAGGCCGACGCGGTGCCGGAACACAGGGCCAGGGCCAGGATCATAAGGGCGGGTATGAGCGAGCGGGGCATGGGTTCTCCACCTGGGGCGGAACCTGCCGGATTCCGCCGGATTGTCGAAAAAGGGCCGGGGCGCGGTGAATTATGCTACCCCATACGCCGCGCCGAGCCAAGCGGACGCGCGGCGGGAGCCCCGGCGGCACCACCGGGCCCGCCGCCGGAAAACCGTCCGCCACGACCGGCTAGCGGTCCATGATGTCGAAGTAGTTGGTGACCATGATCTTGCCCGAGATGATGTCGACCTTGGCCTGGTCCACCCTGGCCTTCATCTCCGGGGTGATCAGGGCTTCATTGTATTTGTCCAGAGCGTAGCCCACTCCGCCCTCGGCCAGGCCCAGGACCTTCAGGCCGGGCTGCCAGTCGCCGTTGCGCATGTCCTGCATGGCCTGGTACACGGCCAGGTCCACGCGCTTGACCATGGAGGTCAGCACGCTACCGGGATGGATATAGTTCTGGTTGGAGTCCACGCCGATGGAGAACTTCTTGGCGTCGGCCGCGGCCTGGAGCACGCCCATGCCGGACCCGCCCGCCGCGGTGAAGACCACGTCCGCGCCCCGGTCGAACTGGGAGCGGGCCAGCTCGCCCGCCTTGATCGGGTCGCCCCAGGCCGCCGGGGTGGTCCCGGTCATGTTCTCGAAAATCCGGATGTCCTTGTTCACGTATTGCGCGCCCTCCTTGTACCCGAGGGCGAACTTGCGGATCAGCGGCACGTCCATGCCGCCCACGAAGCCTATCTTGCCGGTCCGCGTCTTCATGGCTGCGATCATGCCCACCAAAAAGGACCCCTCATGCTCCTTGAAGACCACGGACTGCACGTTGGGCTGGGTCACGACCATGTCGATGATCACGAATTTGGTGTCCGGGAACTCCGGGGCGATCTTCTCCAATGCCGAGGCGAACGAGAACCCGACCACCACGATCAGGTCGCTGCCCTTGGTCGCGAACCGCCGCAACGCCTGCTCGTACTGGGATTCGTTGGTCGGCTCGAAGTCCCGGTACCTGATGCCGGTCTCCTGCGAAAACTTCTCGGCCCCCATGTGCGCGGCCTGGTTGAAGGACTTGTCGAATTTGCCGCCCAGGTCGTAGATCACGGCCGGGTCCAGGGCCAGCGCGTTGCCTGTGAAAAGCGCCAGAACCAAGGCAACCACGGCGGGTATCATCAGCTTGCGGAACATGTATGCCTCCCAAACGGTTTCGCGGAAACTCCCCTGTCACCGCCACAACAAATCCAACCGGACCGGTTCGCCCCGCCCGCACCACACGGCGCGGGGGCATACCACGCTATACTCCATCACCCGCTGAACGCCAACCGGAACGTGGGCCAGGCTGAACTCGATAAGACGGTTTCGCGGCGTGTTGGGGCAGTGGATAAAAAGGGCGCGTTCATAAATCGGCATCATCCGCGAAGCGGTCCAAAAAAGTTTCGGAGGGTGAGAGGGGATGGGGGAAGGGACGGCCGGGCTATTCGCCGAGATTGAGGAGTTTTTTGAGGGAGCGGGAGTCGTTGAAGTCGGCGCGGTTGAGGAGGTGTTGCAGGAAGGCCTGGCCCGCCGTGCTCAAGCGGCGGGAGGCACTGACGAACGCGTTGAAGTCCATGGTGAAGTCGAACCCCTTGACGTTCAGGGTGGCGAGCCTGCCGTCCTCCACTTCCCGCTTGACGGCCGAGTAGGGCAGGGCGGTCAGGTAGCCCTCCACCTGGGCGAAGCGTTTGGCCGTGGCCACCCGGCTGACCACCACGCCCGGTTCCTGCATGGGCGTGTTCTTGAACAGTTCGCGCACGAACAGCCGGATCTGGGTGCCTTTTTCGCGCCAGACGAACTGGTAGCCGAGCATGTCCTCTGGGGTGACCTCCTCTTTCTTGCAGATGTCGCTGTCGGTGCGGGTCACGATGACCAGCCGTTCCCTGTGCACCAGGGCCCGGATAAGCTGCCGGGTCTCCACACCCGCGCCGCCGCCGAAGCCGATTTCCGCATCGCCGTTGACGACCATCTGCTTGACCTCGTGGGTGTTGCCCGAGAGCTGCTCGATGGTCACGCCCGGGAACTGTTCGCGGAAGGACGCGATGGCCGGGGGCAGCAGGTAGGTGGCGATG
Proteins encoded:
- a CDS encoding chloramphenicol acetyltransferase, which gives rise to MKTLDLHDWPRKSLYDYFRTLPSPHFSLTADVDVTALITKAKPRGIAPFSAVLYAVMRAANRIPEFRQRLDGPDVVEFDTVHPAPTVPIDGDRFAFCYFDYADRWPDFDHACARAIETGKQQTELKDDAAHRLDLVFTTCLPWLHFTSMHHPVQGPDDSFPRVAWGKFTEQNGRWTMPVNLQVHHALADGLHAGRFYQYMQETLDGFE
- a CDS encoding phosphopentomutase, which codes for MPRAFILVLDSLGIGWAPDADQYGDAGADTLGHIAEACARGEADRDGLRTGPLALPCMASLGLGLAAQLATGTVPPNLKSPVLRGRFAAAREVSRGKDTPSGHWELAGVPVSFDWGLFPPDYPSFPRELTEAIIGQGDLPGILGNRAASGTEILKELGEEHMRSHKPICYTSADSVFQIAAHERTFGLDRLLRLCELVRELLSGYNIGRVIARPFVGEPGNFTRTANRRDYALEPPAPTLLDKLKDARREVVSVGKISDIFAHRGITKAVKGPDSATLFDLVETEAAHAPNGSLIFANFVEFDSEWGHRRDVAGYAAALEYIDARIAAFIPKLKPGDLAVITADHGCDPTWKGTDHTRECVPVLLFGPPVLPGSAGLRDTFADVGQTVAAHLGIEPLESGEVISLD
- the deoA gene encoding thymidine phosphorylase encodes the protein MTFIPQEIIRRKRDGLELSESDIRAMVRGVTDGSASEGQVAAFAMAVFFRGMTLAERIRLTEAMRDSGRVLDWPSLGIARGVADKHSTGGVGDKVSLILGPLAAACGAFVPMISGRGLGHTGGTLDKFDAIPGYDTAPDLETFAKVVREAGCAIIGQTADLAPADRRLYAVRDVTATVESLDLITASILSKKLAAGLQGLIMDVKFGSGAFMEDFDDARALAESIVTVATGAGVPTTALLTDMNEVLGDTVGNAVEVCEAVRFLTGVSREPRLAEVTLACTGELLMLAGVAEDMADASRKMETALASGAAAERFERMVAGLGGPTDFLERSGEYLDIAPVKRPVHPDRPGFITAMDSRGVGMALVAMGGGRTRADQAIDHGVGMTGFARIGDAVGPNNPLCTVRARDEVQADMAAERIRAAVTIGDAPPVPRPVVRERITVRNAEENV
- the deoC gene encoding deoxyribose-phosphate aldolase — encoded protein: MKDLKTLTEEAAQVRADEAYALRALTSMDLTSLGENDTDETIRDLCSRAVTPKGHVAAVCVYDKFVPLALNELRGTGVRVATVCNFPHGLPDAAKAVAEAKAQVAVGAQEVDVVLPYKRYKAGHRDQAITLLQQVREVCGETVLLKVILETSQLQSLKIIGEASRDAIEAGADFIKTSTGKVPGGATLDAAAVMLEAIREMTPKVKRPLGFKPSGGLRSVADAAGYLYLADQIMGQGWATPQTLRFGASGLLNDVKNHLGL
- a CDS encoding cytidine deaminase, which gives rise to MPDIPELIRLAVAARDRAYAPYSNHPVGAALVTDAGGVYTGCNVENAAYPLGSCAEQSAISAMVLGGGGTIRELVVVGPGDTPCTPCGGCRQRIREFAGPGTKVHICNERGVLLTMTLDELLPESFGPKNLNQR
- a CDS encoding ABC transporter permease, which produces MTDLWMQLLLTADATLRISTPLILAALAGLCSERAAVIDIGLEGKMLGGAFTAATVSYLTGSAWLGLVCAILACLLLALLHGFACITHRGNQVVSGMAINIVVAGLAPTLGHAIFHINGDTPPLPQGARFMALTLPGAEALRGVPVLGPIYAELVSGHTLLTYATFALIPCVSFMLYKTRFGLRLRAVGENPEAVDTAGISVAWLRYRAVLIAGALCGVAGASLSTALGASFIRDMTAGKGYLALAAMIFGKWRPGPTVTACLLFAFTDALQARLQGVSLPLVGEIPVQFIIMLPYVMTVILLAGFVGKVTAPKADGIPYVKER
- a CDS encoding ABC transporter permease, encoding MAQSKLPGWVNAGLIPALNLLTAFLVSGLVILAMGQDPVKAFGHLVYGAFGYGEAIGYTLYYATNFIFTGLAVAVAFHCYLFNIGGEGQAYLGGLGIGLVCLYLGDLPFWAVLPLTVLGGALFGAAWAAIPAYLQAKRGSHIVITTIMFNFIGSSVMTFLLVNWLKRPGSQLPETSPFPESAWMPKLHELAGSLGIEMAHSPANLALVIALLCCVGVWLFIWHTRWGYEIRAVGRNPDAAVYSGISPARAIMVSMLLSGALAGLMGVNELMGEQHRVVINFTNGCGFVGIAIALMGRNHPAGIVLASLLMGALFQGGAELAFEMPAITRDMIWTIQGLVILFTGALEHLYRHRLERIFPRKEAPA
- a CDS encoding ABC transporter ATP-binding protein, with the protein product MGSSPDHAAPPAVELLELNKSFGPVRANRDVSMAVAKGTIHGIVGENGAGKSTLMGMLYGFYQADSGRIRINGRDVRITSPAQAIGQGIGMVHQHFMLVEPFTVLENVILGAEEGGLIKTSLRHARRELERLGREYGLEVDPDAVVGDLPVGLQQRVEILKALYRGAEILILDEPTGVLTPQEASRLFAMLDTLRGQGRTVILITHKLREIMAATDTVSIMRRGAMVAHRRTSETSKEELAELMVGRKVLLRVDKTEATPGAPLLELDKVNYRNAAGVHRLKDVSLTLRRGEILGVAGVSGNGQSALLEVLAGVAAPSSGTIRFKGEVIAGQGKRTDPQGMHRLGVGHVAEDRHRTAMIMDFTAAENMILGYHSGRDVNGRILMDQAKVRDLCREYMDRFDVRPSNPDLPATGFSGGNQQKLVLAREMERDPDLLLVGQPTRGVDIGAIEFIHNRLIELRDRGKGVLLVSVELDEILSLADRIVVMFDGRIVGEMAAKGANECALGLLMAGCAGTPDSGEAA